In the genome of Streptomyces globosus, one region contains:
- a CDS encoding flavin-containing monooxygenase: MGEHVRVAVIGAGFGGLGAAVRLRREGITDFTILERADSVGGTWRDNSYPGCACDVPSHLYSFSFAPNPDWPRTFSGQPHIRAYLERVADTFGLRPHIRLRHEVQSMRWDAERLHWEIETSGGALTADVVVSATGPLSEPRLPEVPGLAGFPGKVFHTARWDHDYDLRGKRVAVVGTGASAIQIVPAIAPDVQRLTLFQRTPPWVMPRTDRAITAAERWLHRQLPFTRAARRGLLWGIRELQVSAFTKHPGRLGLIESLAKANIARSIKDPELAAKLTPSYRIGCKRILLSSDYYPALARPHVDLVASGLKEVRGSVLVAADGTEAEADAIVFGTGFHVTDMPIADRVVGAEGRTLADHWKDGMQALRGATAAGFPNWMTIIGPNTGLGNSSMILMIESQLNYMADYLRQLDVLGGRAALAARPSAVGRWNRQVQARMERTVWSTGGCTSWYLDAQGRNTTVWPGTTGEFRRLTQTVDMAEYEVLRARGGTRGHTPDRAGAAAAGEAAV; encoded by the coding sequence ATGGGCGAGCACGTGCGGGTGGCGGTCATCGGGGCGGGCTTCGGCGGACTGGGCGCCGCCGTCCGGCTGCGCCGCGAGGGGATCACGGACTTCACCATCCTGGAACGCGCCGACTCCGTCGGCGGGACCTGGCGGGACAACAGCTATCCCGGCTGCGCCTGCGACGTCCCCTCGCACCTGTACTCCTTCTCCTTCGCCCCCAACCCCGACTGGCCGCGCACCTTCTCCGGGCAGCCCCACATCCGGGCCTACCTGGAGCGCGTCGCCGACACCTTCGGCCTGCGCCCCCACATCCGGCTGCGCCACGAGGTGCAGTCGATGCGCTGGGACGCCGAGCGGCTGCACTGGGAGATCGAGACCTCCGGCGGCGCCCTCACCGCCGACGTCGTCGTCTCCGCGACCGGCCCGCTCTCCGAGCCGAGGCTGCCGGAGGTCCCCGGCCTCGCCGGGTTCCCCGGGAAGGTCTTCCACACCGCGCGCTGGGACCACGACTACGACCTGCGCGGCAAGCGCGTCGCGGTCGTCGGCACCGGCGCCTCCGCCATCCAGATCGTCCCGGCCATCGCCCCCGACGTACAGCGGCTGACCCTCTTCCAGCGCACACCGCCCTGGGTGATGCCGCGCACCGACCGCGCCATCACCGCCGCCGAGCGCTGGCTGCACCGGCAGCTGCCGTTCACGCGGGCGGCGCGCCGCGGGCTGCTGTGGGGCATCCGGGAGCTCCAGGTCAGCGCGTTCACCAAGCATCCGGGCCGGCTCGGGCTGATCGAGTCCCTCGCCAAGGCGAACATCGCGCGCTCCATCAAGGACCCGGAGCTGGCGGCGAAGCTGACGCCCTCCTACCGCATCGGCTGCAAGCGCATCCTGCTCTCCAGCGACTACTACCCGGCGCTCGCCCGGCCCCACGTCGACCTCGTCGCCTCCGGGCTGAAGGAGGTCCGCGGCAGCGTCCTCGTCGCCGCCGACGGCACCGAGGCCGAGGCCGACGCCATCGTCTTCGGCACCGGGTTCCACGTCACCGACATGCCGATCGCCGACCGGGTCGTGGGCGCGGAGGGGCGCACCCTCGCCGACCACTGGAAGGACGGGATGCAGGCGCTGCGCGGCGCGACCGCGGCCGGCTTCCCGAACTGGATGACGATCATCGGGCCCAACACGGGACTCGGCAACAGCTCGATGATCCTGATGATCGAGTCGCAGCTGAACTACATGGCCGACTACCTGCGCCAACTGGACGTCCTCGGCGGCCGGGCCGCCCTCGCGGCCCGACCCTCGGCCGTGGGCCGGTGGAACCGGCAGGTCCAGGCGCGCATGGAGCGGACGGTGTGGAGCACCGGCGGCTGCACCAGCTGGTACCTGGACGCGCAGGGCCGCAACACCACCGTCTGGCCGGGCACGACCGGCGAGTTCCGCCGGCTGACGCAGACCGTCGACATGGCCGAGTACGAGGTCCTCCGCGCCCGCGGCGGCACGCGCGGCCACACTCCCGACCGGGCCGGCGCGGCCGCCGCCGGGGAGGCCGCCGTATGA
- a CDS encoding MerR family transcriptional regulator: protein MREYRTEELAEAAGIPVRTLRFYRERKLLPPPRREGRIAWYDDHHLARLRTIAALLERGHTLGGIAELTAAFERGRDVGQLGELLGIGWSEETPVRLTPEALADYFEGEVTPENLAASLDLGYVATDGDEIVHVSRRLLDVSSALVREGVPLAAVLETGRRVRGHADALAALFAGLVAEHLPDDPEAVTRLRPLAKSVVEAELSMAMDRLRAAAGPADGPQEAADGAQEAAGGDGAAQTAPSP, encoded by the coding sequence TTGCGCGAATACCGTACGGAGGAACTGGCCGAGGCCGCCGGCATCCCCGTCCGCACCCTGCGCTTCTACCGCGAGCGCAAGCTCCTGCCGCCACCGCGCCGCGAGGGCCGCATCGCCTGGTACGACGACCACCACCTGGCCCGGCTGCGCACCATCGCCGCCCTGCTGGAGCGCGGCCACACCCTCGGCGGGATCGCCGAGCTGACGGCCGCGTTCGAGCGGGGGCGGGACGTCGGCCAGCTCGGCGAGCTGCTCGGCATCGGCTGGTCGGAGGAGACCCCGGTCCGGCTGACCCCGGAGGCGCTCGCCGACTACTTCGAGGGCGAGGTCACCCCGGAGAACCTGGCGGCCTCCCTCGACCTGGGGTACGTCGCCACCGACGGCGACGAGATCGTCCACGTCAGCCGCCGCCTCCTCGACGTCTCCTCGGCCCTGGTCCGCGAGGGCGTCCCGCTCGCGGCGGTCCTGGAGACGGGCCGCCGGGTGCGCGGGCACGCGGACGCCCTGGCCGCGCTGTTCGCCGGGCTGGTCGCCGAGCACCTGCCGGACGACCCCGAGGCGGTCACGCGGCTGCGGCCGCTGGCGAAGAGCGTGGTCGAGGCCGAGCTGTCGATGGCGATGGACCGCCTGCGGGCGGCCGCGGGACCGGCGGACGGGCCACAGGAGGCAGCGGACGGGGCACAGGAGGCAGCAGGCGGAGACGGGGCCGCTCAGACCGCGCCGAGCCCGTAG
- a CDS encoding exodeoxyribonuclease III: MLTVTSVNVNGIRAAAKKGFSPWLAGSDADVVCLQEVRAEEEQIPLEVRRPEGWHTVFAPAAAKGRAGVALYTRREPERVQVGFGSTEFDASGRYLEADLPGVTVASLYLPSGEAGTEKQDEKYRFMDAFLPYLAELKERAAADGREVVVCGDWNICHREADLKNWRTNRKSAGFLPEEREWLGKVYAEAGYVDVVRALHPDTEGPYSWWSYRGRAFDNDAGWRIDLQVATPGLADRAVKAWVERAETHPQRWSDHAPVTVAYGLGAV; this comes from the coding sequence ATGCTCACCGTGACCTCCGTGAACGTGAATGGGATCCGCGCCGCCGCCAAGAAGGGGTTCTCCCCGTGGCTGGCCGGGTCCGACGCCGACGTCGTGTGCCTCCAGGAGGTCCGCGCGGAGGAGGAGCAGATCCCGCTGGAGGTCCGCAGGCCCGAGGGCTGGCACACCGTCTTCGCGCCGGCCGCCGCGAAGGGGCGGGCCGGGGTCGCGCTGTACACGCGGCGGGAGCCGGAGCGGGTGCAGGTCGGCTTCGGCAGCACCGAGTTCGACGCGTCGGGGCGCTACCTGGAGGCCGACCTGCCGGGGGTGACCGTCGCGAGCCTGTACCTGCCCTCCGGGGAGGCGGGGACGGAGAAGCAGGACGAGAAGTACCGGTTCATGGACGCGTTCCTGCCGTACCTGGCCGAGCTGAAGGAGCGGGCCGCGGCGGACGGGCGGGAGGTCGTCGTCTGCGGCGACTGGAACATCTGCCACCGCGAGGCCGACCTGAAGAACTGGCGGACCAACCGCAAGAGCGCCGGCTTCCTGCCCGAGGAGCGGGAGTGGCTCGGCAAGGTCTACGCCGAGGCCGGGTACGTGGACGTGGTGCGGGCGCTGCACCCGGACACGGAGGGCCCGTACTCGTGGTGGTCCTACCGCGGCCGGGCCTTCGACAACGACGCCGGGTGGCGCATCGACCTCCAGGTCGCCACGCCGGGCCTGGCGGACCGGGCCGTGAAGGCGTGGGTGGAGCGGGCCGAGACGCACCCGCAGCGGTGGTCCGACCATGCGCCGGTGACGGTGGCCTACGGGCTCGGCGCGGTCTGA
- a CDS encoding GNAT family N-acetyltransferase yields MSHGIEIRTVPYDHPDAVKLNDEVQLEYQERYQGEGDATHLDPAMFAPPNGLYLLAYDASGTPVASGGWRRQDENAEGYSDGDAELKRMYVVPSARGLGLARRLLAELEADARAAGRVRMVLETGDKQPEAIALYLSEGYTMTAKFGYYREYDSSRCMAKPLS; encoded by the coding sequence ATGTCTCACGGGATAGAGATCCGCACCGTGCCGTACGACCACCCGGACGCGGTGAAACTCAACGACGAGGTCCAGCTCGAGTACCAGGAGCGCTACCAGGGCGAGGGCGACGCCACGCACCTGGACCCGGCGATGTTCGCCCCGCCGAACGGCCTGTACCTCCTGGCGTACGACGCCTCGGGCACCCCGGTCGCCAGCGGCGGCTGGCGCCGCCAGGACGAGAACGCGGAGGGCTACTCGGACGGCGACGCCGAGCTGAAGCGCATGTACGTCGTCCCGAGCGCCCGCGGCCTCGGCCTGGCCCGCCGCCTCCTGGCGGAGCTGGAGGCCGACGCCCGCGCCGCCGGCCGCGTCCGCATGGTGCTGGAGACCGGCGACAAGCAGCCCGAGGCCATCGCCCTCTACCTCTCGGAGGGCTACACGATGACGGCCAAGTTCGGCTACTACCGGGAGTACGACTCCAGCCGCTGCATGGCCAAGCCCCTCTCCTGA
- a CDS encoding WXG100 family type VII secretion target, producing MADDTLPEPERLPLSPDELERHKSQWGASVFVAPEPGSFRDPLTPRTLTPAPPLLVPPNGGQPPGLLQPPGLLPPQGPGASGQELVIEPAVLTKAAGSADEIHTAFTKPAAALEEPARKAATAMNGWESGKSLRAAHLQWEKQAGTVAGWLAHISESLRIGARGYKTTDAGIDQSFTGVRRPSKLQGL from the coding sequence ATGGCCGATGACACGTTGCCGGAGCCCGAGCGGCTTCCGCTGTCGCCGGACGAGCTGGAACGGCACAAGTCCCAGTGGGGGGCTTCCGTTTTCGTGGCTCCGGAGCCCGGGAGCTTCCGGGATCCGCTGACCCCGCGGACGCTGACGCCGGCTCCGCCGTTGCTGGTGCCGCCCAACGGTGGGCAGCCGCCGGGGCTGCTCCAGCCGCCGGGGCTGCTGCCGCCCCAGGGGCCCGGGGCGTCCGGGCAGGAGCTCGTCATCGAGCCCGCTGTGCTCACCAAGGCCGCCGGGAGTGCCGACGAGATCCACACCGCCTTCACCAAGCCGGCGGCCGCGCTGGAGGAGCCCGCGCGGAAGGCCGCGACGGCCATGAACGGGTGGGAGTCCGGGAAGAGCCTGCGCGCCGCGCACCTGCAGTGGGAGAAGCAGGCCGGCACGGTCGCCGGGTGGCTCGCGCACATCTCCGAGAGCCTGCGCATCGGCGCCCGCGGCTACAAGACGACCGACGCGGGGATCGACCAGTCGTTCACCGGTGTCCGGCGCCCGTCCAAGCTCCAGGGGCTCTGA
- a CDS encoding MFS transporter codes for MSAAERRSTIALLPIVSGLSLAFTVTAVDPLILSLNMPQISRALDVPPDAVGFLGGAATLVVAAAVLAVGSLGDAFGLKRLLMLGLVGDIAVNLLSALSPGYVFLLVMRLLDGLALAAMLGVSLALLKASVPAERRPAAIGIFMAIEMVLCGVTPAAGGWLVEALGWRWLFLVAPLLSLVALGLTARYVTEPPVLQRRGVDVVGVSLVGLALLTLVHGIAEAENGIIRIEAWLPLVISAIAGVLFVFHERRTPEPVLELSLFRSGAFTVAALSSLTLNFAVAGFSFVLGQFGSVILSLPPRTIGLLFLPGTLLIAGAVILAGRLIEKYAPRPVLITGLLLLVASGLLMAATAETTMALWILVLATWLANLGSLVASASVAETILSHAPSGKSGAVASVQPAFGMTGYALGPAVYLLLLNVFFQRQWLNDADARGMSATQAEQAVDATRSAMARSPGTAGYDPNLLRQSGLDLGLDLTNGLRLTMLVTSLLPLALAVAAYVLMPRRSRTAPQDPPE; via the coding sequence GTGTCGGCTGCGGAGAGGCGATCCACCATCGCGCTCCTCCCGATCGTCTCTGGGCTCTCCCTCGCCTTTACGGTCACGGCCGTGGACCCGCTGATCCTCAGCCTGAACATGCCGCAGATCAGCCGGGCCCTCGACGTGCCGCCCGACGCCGTCGGGTTCCTGGGCGGCGCGGCGACGCTGGTCGTGGCAGCCGCCGTGCTCGCCGTGGGCAGCCTCGGGGACGCCTTCGGGCTCAAGCGGCTGCTGATGCTGGGGCTGGTCGGCGACATCGCCGTCAACCTGCTCTCCGCGCTCTCCCCCGGCTACGTGTTCCTGCTGGTGATGCGCCTCCTCGACGGCTTGGCTCTGGCCGCGATGCTGGGAGTGTCGCTGGCCCTGCTCAAGGCGTCGGTCCCGGCGGAGAGACGGCCGGCGGCCATCGGCATCTTCATGGCCATCGAGATGGTGCTGTGCGGAGTGACCCCCGCGGCCGGGGGCTGGCTGGTGGAGGCACTCGGCTGGCGGTGGCTGTTCCTGGTCGCCCCGCTCCTGTCGCTGGTGGCTCTCGGGCTGACGGCCCGCTACGTCACCGAGCCCCCCGTCCTGCAGCGCCGGGGAGTCGACGTCGTCGGCGTCAGCCTGGTCGGCCTCGCCCTGCTGACCCTCGTCCACGGCATCGCCGAGGCCGAGAACGGGATCATCCGGATCGAGGCCTGGCTGCCGTTGGTGATCAGTGCGATCGCCGGCGTGCTGTTCGTGTTCCACGAGCGCCGGACACCCGAACCGGTCCTGGAGCTGTCGCTGTTCCGGAGCGGCGCGTTCACCGTTGCTGCGCTGTCCAGTCTGACGCTGAACTTCGCCGTCGCGGGGTTCAGTTTCGTCCTGGGGCAGTTCGGCAGTGTGATCCTGTCGCTGCCCCCGCGCACGATCGGCCTGCTGTTTCTGCCCGGTACCCTGCTGATCGCAGGCGCTGTCATCCTCGCCGGGCGCCTGATCGAGAAGTACGCCCCCCGGCCGGTCCTCATCACCGGCCTGCTGTTGCTGGTCGCGAGCGGGCTGCTGATGGCGGCCACCGCCGAGACCACGATGGCGTTGTGGATCCTCGTACTGGCCACCTGGCTCGCCAACCTCGGCTCGCTGGTGGCCTCCGCCTCGGTGGCCGAGACCATCCTCTCGCACGCCCCGTCCGGAAAGTCCGGCGCCGTGGCCTCCGTTCAGCCGGCGTTCGGCATGACCGGCTACGCGCTCGGCCCCGCCGTCTACCTCCTGCTGCTCAACGTCTTCTTCCAACGGCAGTGGCTCAACGACGCCGATGCGCGCGGTATGTCGGCGACCCAGGCCGAGCAGGCCGTGGACGCGACCCGAAGCGCCATGGCGCGCAGTCCGGGCACCGCCGGATACGACCCGAACCTGCTCCGGCAGTCCGGACTGGACCTCGGGCTGGACCTCACCAACGGCCTGAGGCTGACCATGCTGGTCACGAGCCTCCTGCCGCTCGCCCTGGCCGTGGCGGCGTACGTGCTCATGCCCCGCCGGAGCCGGACTGCACCGCAGGACCCACCGGAGTGA
- a CDS encoding ester cyclase, with protein MAENDALVRNLFQAWNDRDYDAIAGVVAPDCTLVDKGSGRKLEGREGFTWLARALFDAMPDATFTLDRLTSQGDTVVVEYTGSGTQTGDLVLHAGTVPATGRHVTLHACDIYELKDGKIQEGRAYLDTGAIMNQLGLTEQLRA; from the coding sequence ATGGCTGAGAACGACGCCCTCGTCCGCAATCTCTTCCAGGCTTGGAACGACCGGGACTACGACGCCATCGCCGGGGTGGTCGCTCCGGACTGCACTCTCGTCGACAAGGGCAGCGGGAGGAAGCTGGAGGGCCGGGAGGGGTTCACCTGGCTCGCCAGAGCCCTGTTCGACGCGATGCCCGACGCCACGTTCACCCTCGACCGCCTCACGTCCCAGGGGGACACGGTGGTAGTCGAGTACACGGGCAGCGGGACACAGACCGGCGACCTGGTCCTGCACGCGGGCACCGTGCCCGCCACCGGCCGTCACGTCACGCTGCACGCGTGCGACATCTACGAGCTCAAGGACGGCAAGATCCAGGAGGGCCGGGCCTACCTGGACACCGGCGCAATCATGAACCAGCTCGGCCTGACGGAGCAGTTGCGGGCCTGA
- a CDS encoding DNRLRE domain-containing protein — MLALTGLCVSLTPAHAAPAPTALAAADVKGVTPEQRAQDSARASGQPVEILEKRTEDARTLANPSGTFTLERHTSPKWVKRGGKWVDLDASLQVSASGVLTPKASLLPLSLSGGGTGPLVSLADGDKEISLTWPQALPKPRISGDTATYPEVLPGVDLKVRAGIEGFSQVLEVKSAEAAANPKLAEIGFGLKAKNLTVAADGHGNLTAKDAAGQIVFGGPTPTMWESTPTAGQQKIASLARSAPAAQGADAPAAKDGSASTAWEPGLNAKQAAMATRVDGSTLKVVPDQKMLRGKDTVFPVFIDPWMSGGRIAWTRVYKKFQDTAFWNKNELARVGYENETNGLSRSLFRMDTAGFAGKNVIRGTFSTQLEWSWSCQARPVQLWSTGAINSGTTWRNQPAWAQHLATVNTAKGWGPNCPAGGVEFDVTNKMREVAAAGWSEVTLGLKAENESDTHGWKKFLNSATLSIEYNQTPNTPGELHMTPQPTSHGYIGKTNLADGVHLRARISDPDSGNVTARFRVHYVDRGGWFNEGTVSVPSGGIADFRLPDGWLPWDESYAWEVQADDGTSASRWEGGGRFTVKRTAPPAPKVDIDPDKGIATFTAEGPEGGDHVQTYRFGINTDQPTRRVEAWHGKATVLLPKMGEGRYEIKAYATDKAGNDSSATLNSGIQWDDNNTATSLADATTTQGGHMVAVASGRVWHGFTGGSVQDTASETGELPNVEQVATIGTDSQLHVLALADGKIHHAVRLPTTWQRWGDATAAAGGLPPVTQIAAAQDGWNMVIAAVADGKVYLTTRYPDRLDPWRLVPGTPAQIDQITLASVNSQPNMAILSEGRAHHSAQIAPGNWHPFAQLPIASPLASIEASASTGTGAEFQLAAASEGRIYHTTRRADGNWTVWGDVTAVVGDPGYTRKLLGTPVGDGFRLTAIANGTISQTTRAANGNWSGWKDIYQP; from the coding sequence GTGCTCGCGCTCACCGGACTCTGCGTCAGCCTGACGCCCGCCCACGCGGCACCCGCCCCCACGGCTCTGGCCGCCGCGGACGTGAAGGGTGTGACGCCGGAGCAGAGAGCGCAGGACAGCGCACGTGCCAGCGGGCAGCCGGTGGAGATCCTGGAGAAGCGGACGGAGGACGCTCGCACACTCGCGAACCCCTCTGGGACCTTCACCCTGGAGCGCCACACCAGCCCCAAGTGGGTCAAGAGGGGAGGGAAGTGGGTTGACCTCGACGCCTCCCTTCAGGTCTCGGCCAGCGGAGTTCTGACGCCGAAGGCGTCGTTGCTTCCTCTCTCGCTGTCCGGCGGCGGCACGGGACCACTGGTCAGCCTGGCAGACGGGGACAAAGAGATATCCCTGACCTGGCCCCAGGCTCTGCCGAAGCCGCGCATCAGCGGTGACACCGCGACGTACCCCGAGGTGCTCCCGGGAGTGGACCTGAAGGTCCGCGCCGGCATCGAGGGCTTCTCCCAGGTCCTTGAGGTCAAGTCGGCCGAGGCCGCCGCGAATCCGAAGCTCGCCGAGATCGGATTCGGCCTGAAAGCCAAGAACCTCACCGTCGCCGCCGACGGACACGGAAACCTGACGGCCAAGGACGCAGCAGGGCAGATCGTTTTCGGCGGACCCACCCCGACCATGTGGGAATCGACGCCCACTGCCGGACAGCAGAAGATCGCCTCGCTGGCCCGCAGCGCCCCTGCGGCGCAGGGCGCCGACGCCCCCGCCGCCAAGGACGGCAGCGCCTCCACGGCGTGGGAACCGGGTCTGAACGCGAAGCAGGCCGCGATGGCCACCAGGGTGGACGGCTCCACCTTGAAGGTGGTCCCGGACCAGAAGATGCTCAGGGGCAAGGACACCGTCTTCCCGGTCTTCATCGACCCGTGGATGAGCGGTGGCCGGATCGCCTGGACCCGGGTGTACAAGAAGTTCCAGGACACGGCGTTCTGGAACAAGAACGAACTGGCCAGGGTCGGCTACGAGAACGAAACCAACGGCCTCTCCCGGTCCTTGTTCCGGATGGACACGGCAGGGTTCGCCGGCAAGAACGTCATCCGCGGCACCTTCTCCACCCAGCTCGAATGGTCCTGGTCCTGCCAGGCCCGACCGGTACAGCTCTGGTCCACCGGCGCGATCAACTCGGGCACCACGTGGAGGAACCAGCCGGCTTGGGCCCAGCACCTGGCCACGGTGAACACCGCCAAGGGCTGGGGCCCCAACTGCCCGGCGGGCGGCGTGGAGTTCGACGTCACCAACAAGATGAGGGAAGTAGCCGCGGCCGGCTGGTCCGAGGTCACGCTGGGGCTGAAGGCGGAGAACGAGTCCGACACCCACGGCTGGAAGAAGTTCCTCAACAGCGCCACCCTCTCCATCGAGTACAACCAGACACCGAACACCCCCGGCGAGCTGCACATGACTCCGCAGCCCACCAGCCACGGCTACATCGGTAAGACCAATCTCGCCGACGGTGTGCACCTGCGCGCACGGATCTCGGATCCCGACAGCGGGAACGTCACTGCCCGCTTCCGCGTGCACTACGTCGACCGCGGCGGCTGGTTCAACGAGGGCACCGTCAGCGTTCCCAGCGGTGGTATCGCCGACTTCCGCCTCCCCGACGGATGGCTGCCCTGGGACGAGTCGTACGCCTGGGAAGTCCAGGCCGACGACGGCACGAGTGCGTCCCGCTGGGAGGGTGGCGGCCGGTTCACCGTGAAGCGGACAGCACCACCTGCCCCGAAGGTCGACATCGACCCCGACAAGGGCATCGCCACCTTCACCGCTGAAGGCCCCGAGGGCGGAGACCACGTCCAGACCTACCGGTTCGGCATCAACACCGACCAGCCCACGCGGCGGGTGGAGGCCTGGCATGGGAAGGCCACGGTGCTGCTCCCCAAGATGGGTGAGGGCCGCTACGAGATCAAGGCCTACGCCACCGACAAGGCGGGCAACGACTCCTCGGCCACGCTGAACAGCGGCATCCAGTGGGATGACAACAACACGGCCACCTCGCTGGCCGATGCCACCACCACCCAGGGCGGCCACATGGTCGCCGTCGCCAGCGGGCGGGTCTGGCACGGATTCACCGGAGGCAGCGTCCAGGACACCGCGTCCGAGACGGGCGAGCTCCCCAACGTCGAACAGGTGGCCACCATTGGCACCGACAGCCAGCTCCACGTACTGGCGCTGGCCGACGGCAAGATCCACCACGCCGTACGGCTCCCCACCACCTGGCAGCGCTGGGGCGACGCCACCGCCGCCGCCGGCGGACTGCCCCCGGTGACACAGATCGCCGCCGCCCAGGACGGCTGGAACATGGTCATCGCCGCGGTCGCGGACGGCAAGGTCTACCTGACGACCCGCTACCCCGACCGCTTGGACCCCTGGCGGCTCGTCCCGGGCACCCCCGCGCAGATCGACCAGATCACCCTCGCCTCGGTGAACAGCCAGCCAAACATGGCGATCCTCTCGGAAGGCCGGGCCCACCACTCGGCCCAGATCGCTCCTGGGAACTGGCACCCCTTCGCCCAGCTGCCCATCGCCAGCCCGCTCGCCTCGATCGAGGCCTCAGCCAGCACCGGCACCGGCGCGGAGTTCCAGCTCGCCGCAGCCTCCGAAGGCCGTATCTACCACACCACCCGCCGGGCCGACGGCAACTGGACCGTATGGGGAGACGTGACCGCCGTCGTGGGCGACCCCGGCTACACCCGTAAGCTCCTGGGCACTCCCGTCGGGGACGGCTTCCGGCTGACCGCCATCGCCAACGGCACCATCAGCCAGACCACCCGCGCGGCCAACGGCAACTGGAGCGGCTGGAAGGACATCTACCAGCCGTAA